In the Mycolicibacterium thermoresistibile genome, one interval contains:
- a CDS encoding enoyl-CoA hydratase/isomerase family protein, with amino-acid sequence MTEYQTLTFEQSGPVTRIVLNRPDAANGMNATMTAELADAARRCDNAATKVVVLTGAGRFFSAGGDLKDFADAADRSRHIKGVADDLHRAVSTFARMNAVVITAVNGTAAGAGFSLAVTGDLVLAAESASFTMAYTRVGLSPDGAASYYLPRLIGITKTKELMLTNRTLSAQEAATWGLVTEVVADDQLAARADQLAEQLAQTAGGSNGGVKNLLLSTFANGLEEQMEAEGRLIARLADSADGREGVDAFLAKRRPAFG; translated from the coding sequence GTGACCGAATACCAGACCCTTACCTTCGAGCAGTCCGGACCCGTCACCCGCATCGTGCTGAACCGGCCGGATGCGGCAAATGGCATGAACGCCACCATGACTGCCGAACTCGCCGATGCGGCGCGGCGCTGCGACAACGCGGCCACCAAGGTGGTCGTGCTCACCGGTGCGGGCCGGTTCTTCAGCGCCGGCGGCGATCTGAAGGACTTCGCCGACGCCGCCGACCGGAGCCGTCACATCAAGGGTGTCGCCGACGATCTGCACCGTGCGGTCTCCACATTCGCCCGGATGAACGCCGTTGTCATCACCGCGGTCAACGGCACCGCCGCCGGGGCCGGGTTCTCGCTCGCCGTCACCGGTGATCTGGTGCTGGCCGCCGAATCCGCCTCGTTCACCATGGCCTACACCCGGGTGGGGCTGAGCCCCGACGGCGCCGCCTCGTACTACCTGCCGCGCCTGATCGGCATCACCAAGACCAAGGAATTGATGCTGACCAACCGCACCCTGTCCGCGCAGGAGGCGGCCACCTGGGGACTGGTGACCGAGGTGGTGGCCGACGATCAGCTCGCCGCCCGGGCCGATCAGCTCGCCGAACAACTCGCTCAGACGGCCGGCGGGTCCAACGGCGGGGTCAAGAACCTGCTGCTGTCCACGTTCGCCAACGGGCTGGAGGAGCAGATGGAGGCCGAGGGCCGACTGATCGCCCGCCTCGCCGACTCGGCGGACGGCCGCGAGGGCGTCGACGCGTTCCTGGCCAAACGCCGTCCCGCGTTCGGCTGA
- the panB gene encoding 3-methyl-2-oxobutanoate hydroxymethyltransferase: protein MSEHSVYGAATDANTPARPRTQQSRTKVRVHHLQKWKAEGHKWAMLTAYDYSTARIFDDAQIPVLLVGDSAANVVYGYDTTVPISVDELIPLVRGVVRGAPHALVVADLPFGSYESGAQQALASATRFMKEAGAHAIKLEGGERVAEQIATLTAAGIPVVAHIGFTPQSVNTLGGFRVQGRGEAGEQTIHDALAVQEAGAVAVVMEMVPAELATQITGKLTIPTVGIGAGPNCDAQVLVWQDMAGMTAGKTARFVKRFGEVGAELGRAAAQFAEEVAAGTFPAEQHCF, encoded by the coding sequence ATGTCTGAGCACTCCGTGTACGGTGCCGCCACCGACGCGAACACCCCGGCGCGGCCCCGTACCCAGCAATCTCGTACGAAGGTCCGCGTACACCATCTGCAGAAGTGGAAGGCCGAGGGCCACAAGTGGGCGATGCTGACCGCCTACGACTACTCCACCGCCCGGATCTTCGACGACGCGCAGATCCCGGTGCTGCTGGTGGGAGATTCCGCCGCCAACGTGGTGTACGGCTACGACACCACCGTGCCGATCTCGGTCGACGAACTGATCCCGCTGGTGCGCGGTGTGGTGCGGGGCGCCCCGCACGCGCTGGTGGTGGCGGATCTGCCGTTCGGCAGCTACGAGTCCGGCGCCCAGCAGGCGTTGGCCAGCGCCACCCGGTTCATGAAGGAGGCCGGCGCGCACGCGATCAAGCTCGAGGGCGGTGAGCGGGTCGCCGAGCAGATCGCGACGCTGACCGCCGCCGGCATCCCGGTGGTGGCGCACATCGGGTTCACCCCGCAGAGCGTCAACACCCTGGGCGGGTTCCGGGTGCAGGGCCGCGGCGAAGCCGGTGAGCAGACCATCCACGATGCGCTGGCGGTGCAGGAGGCCGGCGCCGTGGCGGTGGTCATGGAGATGGTGCCGGCCGAACTGGCCACCCAGATCACCGGGAAGCTGACCATCCCCACCGTGGGGATCGGAGCGGGCCCCAACTGCGACGCGCAGGTGCTGGTGTGGCAGGACATGGCCGGTATGACCGCCGGCAAGACCGCCCGGTTCGTCAAACGGTTCGGTGAGGTCGGCGCCGAACTGGGCCGTGCGGCAGCGCAATTCGCCGAAGAGGTGGCGGCCGGGACGTTCCCGGCCGAGCAGCACTGCTTCTGA
- a CDS encoding WS/DGAT/MGAT family O-acyltransferase — protein sequence MQRLSGLDASFLYLETPDQPLHVCSILELDTSTIPGGYDFHQLREALLLRIKAMPEFREKLADNRFNLDHPVWVEDADFDVDRHLHRIGLPAPGGPAELAEICGHLAALPLDRSRPLWEMWVIENIDGTDPRSGGPLVVLTKVHHAAVDGVTGANLLSQVCTTEADTPPPEPVQGAGTASDLEIALSGAVRFATRPLKLLNVLPTTANSVLDTVRRARAGRTMARPFAAPSTPFNANVTGRRNVAFTQLDLEDVKRIKDHFGVKVNDVVMALTSGALRSYLLERDQLPDSPLIAMVPVSVHDKTDRPGRNHVSGMFSRLETTIEDPAERLRAIANANSVAKQHSSAIAASLLQDWTQFAAPAVFGVAMRVYAASRLGEAKPVHNLVVSNVPGPQVPLYFLGAEVKAMYPLGPIFHGSGLNITVMSLTGRLNVGMVSCPELMPDLWELAEGFERALRELLDTVG from the coding sequence ATGCAACGGCTCAGCGGACTCGACGCCAGCTTCCTGTACCTGGAGACACCTGACCAGCCCCTACACGTCTGCTCGATCCTGGAACTGGACACCTCCACGATCCCCGGCGGCTACGACTTCCACCAGCTGCGCGAGGCGCTGCTGCTGCGGATCAAGGCGATGCCGGAGTTCCGGGAGAAGCTGGCCGACAACCGGTTCAACCTGGACCACCCGGTGTGGGTCGAGGACGCCGACTTCGACGTCGACCGTCACCTGCACCGCATCGGTCTGCCGGCGCCGGGCGGGCCGGCCGAACTGGCCGAGATCTGCGGGCATCTCGCCGCTCTGCCGCTGGACCGGTCCCGGCCGCTGTGGGAGATGTGGGTGATCGAGAACATCGACGGCACCGACCCGCGCAGTGGCGGGCCGTTGGTGGTGCTGACCAAGGTGCACCACGCCGCGGTCGACGGGGTGACCGGCGCCAACCTGCTGTCGCAGGTGTGCACCACCGAAGCCGACACGCCGCCACCCGAACCCGTCCAGGGCGCCGGCACCGCGTCCGATCTCGAGATCGCGCTCAGCGGCGCGGTGCGGTTCGCCACCCGGCCGCTCAAACTGCTGAACGTGTTGCCGACCACGGCGAACTCGGTGCTGGACACCGTGCGGCGGGCCCGCGCCGGACGGACCATGGCCCGGCCGTTCGCGGCGCCGTCCACACCGTTCAACGCCAACGTCACCGGCCGGCGCAACGTCGCGTTCACCCAGCTCGACCTCGAGGACGTCAAGCGGATCAAGGACCACTTCGGCGTCAAGGTCAACGATGTGGTGATGGCGTTGACCTCCGGCGCGCTGCGCTCCTACCTGCTGGAACGGGATCAGCTGCCGGACAGTCCGCTGATCGCGATGGTGCCGGTGTCGGTGCACGACAAGACCGACCGGCCCGGCCGCAACCACGTGTCGGGCATGTTCTCCAGGCTGGAGACCACCATCGAAGACCCGGCCGAGCGGCTGCGCGCCATCGCGAACGCCAATTCCGTTGCCAAACAGCACAGTTCGGCGATCGCGGCCTCGCTGCTGCAGGACTGGACGCAGTTCGCGGCGCCGGCGGTGTTCGGGGTCGCGATGCGGGTGTACGCCGCCAGCCGGCTGGGCGAGGCCAAACCCGTCCACAACCTGGTGGTCTCGAACGTGCCGGGACCGCAGGTGCCGCTGTACTTCCTGGGCGCCGAGGTCAAGGCCATGTACCCGCTCGGCCCGATCTTCCACGGCTCCGGACTCAACATCACTGTGATGTCGCTGACCGGCCGGCTCAACGTCGGGATGGTGTCCTGCCCGGAGCTGATGCCGGACCTGTGGGAGCTGGCGGAGGGATTCGAGCGTGCCCTGCGCGAACTGCTCGACACCGTCGGGTGA
- a CDS encoding alpha/beta hydrolase has product MNLRVGAPTSRALPAAALLLALALVAGCSKIVDGRALVAVPPPGTPVEWVPCQSGGAGESSGVLAGAECGLLSVPVDYDEPDGEAARLALIRFPATGDRIGSLVINPGGPGESGVEAAAQMLATIPAPVRERFDVVGFDPRGVANSSPAVWCNSDEDNDRLRADPQVDYSPEGVEYIENQAKEFVQRCLDKTGEKFLANVGTVNVAKDLDLIREAVGDDELTYLGYSYGTRIGAAYAEEFPDKVRAMILDGAVDPNADPIEADIRQAKAFQTAFDDYAADCATNPDCPLGTDPEKAVEVYRSMVDPLVEQPAETSDPRGLSYSDAIVGTILTLYSPELWRLLTQGLTELKEGRGDTLLRLADVYMKRDKDGHYSNSTDARIAVNCVDKPAVTDREKIVELDRQLREVAPFMSYGEFTGHAPLGTCAFWPVPPTSTPHEIEVEGLPPVLVVSTTNDPATPYQAGIDLARQLGGTLVTYEGTQHTVVFQGDACIDEIATAYLIDGELPADGARC; this is encoded by the coding sequence ATGAACCTCAGAGTCGGGGCGCCGACGTCCCGCGCCCTGCCCGCCGCGGCCCTGCTGCTGGCGCTGGCGCTGGTCGCGGGCTGCAGCAAGATCGTCGACGGGCGCGCACTGGTGGCGGTGCCGCCGCCCGGAACACCGGTGGAGTGGGTGCCGTGCCAGTCCGGAGGCGCCGGTGAGAGCTCCGGTGTGCTGGCCGGCGCCGAGTGCGGTCTGCTGTCGGTGCCGGTCGACTACGACGAACCCGACGGTGAGGCGGCCCGGCTGGCGCTGATCCGGTTCCCGGCCACCGGCGACCGGATCGGCTCGCTGGTGATCAACCCGGGCGGGCCGGGGGAGTCCGGTGTGGAGGCCGCGGCGCAGATGCTCGCCACCATCCCGGCGCCGGTGCGGGAACGGTTCGACGTCGTCGGTTTCGATCCGCGCGGGGTGGCCAACTCGTCGCCGGCGGTTTGGTGCAACTCCGATGAGGACAACGACCGGCTGCGCGCCGACCCGCAGGTCGACTACTCGCCCGAAGGGGTCGAGTACATCGAGAACCAGGCCAAGGAGTTCGTGCAACGCTGCCTGGACAAGACCGGTGAGAAGTTCCTGGCCAACGTCGGAACGGTCAACGTCGCCAAGGATCTCGACCTGATCCGCGAGGCCGTCGGCGACGACGAATTGACCTACCTCGGCTACTCGTACGGCACCCGGATCGGTGCGGCCTACGCCGAGGAGTTCCCGGACAAGGTGCGCGCGATGATCCTCGACGGCGCGGTCGACCCCAACGCCGACCCGATCGAGGCGGACATCCGGCAGGCCAAGGCGTTCCAGACCGCGTTCGACGACTACGCCGCCGACTGCGCCACCAACCCGGACTGCCCGTTGGGCACCGATCCCGAGAAGGCCGTCGAGGTGTATCGCAGCATGGTCGACCCATTGGTCGAGCAGCCGGCCGAGACCTCTGATCCGCGAGGACTCAGCTACAGCGACGCGATCGTCGGCACCATCCTGACGCTGTACTCTCCGGAGCTGTGGCGGCTGCTGACCCAGGGCCTGACCGAGCTGAAGGAGGGCCGCGGCGACACCCTGTTGCGGCTGGCCGACGTCTACATGAAACGCGACAAGGACGGTCACTACAGCAACTCCACCGACGCCCGGATCGCGGTCAACTGCGTCGACAAACCCGCGGTCACCGACCGGGAGAAGATCGTCGAGCTGGACCGCCAGTTGCGTGAGGTGGCGCCGTTCATGAGCTACGGCGAGTTCACCGGCCACGCCCCGCTGGGCACCTGCGCCTTCTGGCCGGTGCCGCCGACCAGCACCCCACACGAGATCGAGGTCGAGGGGCTGCCGCCGGTGCTGGTGGTGTCCACCACCAACGACCCGGCCACCCCGTATCAGGCCGGTATCGACCTGGCCCGCCAGCTCGGCGGCACGCTGGTGACCTACGAAGGCACCCAGCACACGGTGGTGTTCCAGGGCGACGCCTGCATCGACGAGATCGCCACCGCCTACCTCATCGACGGCGAACTGCCGGCCGACGGCGCGCGGTGCTGA